One Eurosta solidaginis isolate ZX-2024a chromosome 5, ASM4086904v1, whole genome shotgun sequence DNA segment encodes these proteins:
- the Pop4 gene encoding ribonuclease P protein subunit p29 codes for MDNSMAPLEELLTEMVVPTQRAGMNMNPEHVTMLHGSKSKKQLSRKRPAVKSKQLTRREYAKLGLHTLATRQMLYEEALPLHRLWKGYMREHLGLREGDNVPAVHEPAYDAFSKLLVKTDLHGAKVRVIESKCATLLGLSGIVVLDTKNILKILEKDNRIRSVPKTECVFGMRFGNMEFTIFGKHLALRPAERSVKKIKNFIEPFELSS; via the coding sequence ATGGACAATTCAATGGCTCCCTTGGAGGAGCTACTCACTGAGATGGTGGTACCAACGCAGCGTGCTGGAATGAATATGAACCCCGAGCACGTAACAATGCTCCATGGAAGTAAAAGTAAAAAGCAACTTAGCCGAAAACGTCCTGCCGTCAAGAGTAAGCAACTCACGAGACGAGAGTATGCCAAGTTGGGATTGCACACATTAGCTACACGCCAAATGTTGTATGAAGAAGCGCTACCATTGCATCGCCTCTGGAAAGGTTATATGCGTGAACATTTGGGATTACGCGAAGGTGATAATGTGCCTGCAGTGCATGAACCTGCTTATGATGCATTTAGCAAATTACTAGTTAAAACTGATTTACATGGCGCTAAGGTGCGAGTGATTGAATCGAAGTGCGCCACGCTACTCGGTTTAAGTGGCATCGTTGTGCTTGATACCAAGAATATACTAAAGATTTTGGAAAAGGACAATCGCATACGATCAGTGCCAAAGACTGAATGTGTTTTCGGTATGCGATTTGGTAATATGGAATTTACAATCTTTGGTAAACATCTGGCTTTGCGGCCTGCAGAACGTAGTgtaaagaagattaaaaattttattgaaccATTCGAACTGAGTTCATGA